Proteins found in one Thermodesulfobacteriota bacterium genomic segment:
- a CDS encoding 4Fe-4S binding protein: MPKLEFREDRCKSCGLCVAYCPKECLEITARLNPQGYRPVGLKEGSECTGCAICARMCPDVVIEVWK; the protein is encoded by the coding sequence ATGCCCAAGCTGGAGTTTCGAGAGGACCGCTGCAAGAGCTGCGGCCTGTGCGTAGCCTATTGCCCCAAGGAGTGCCTGGAGATCACCGCACGCCTGAATCCCCAGGGATACCGGCCCGTGGGGCTCAAGGAGGGCTCCGAGTGTACCGGGTGCGCGATCTGCGCCCGCATGTGCCCCGACGTGGTGATCGAAGTGTGGAAGTGA